The following coding sequences are from one Leptolyngbya sp. CCY15150 window:
- a CDS encoding GNAT family N-acetyltransferase has product MDQVTLRSATDADLPDILEIYNDAVLHTTASYDYEPHTLAMRQAWYAAKVDQGFPIFVAERQGRVVGFSSFGPFRAWAAYQYTVELSIYVAASDRGRGVGKQLMKPLIEAARAMNIHAMVAGIDANNEASLRLHRCFGFQEVAHFPQVGYKFDRWLDLKFLQLLLS; this is encoded by the coding sequence ATGGATCAGGTGACCCTCCGCTCCGCGACTGACGCCGATCTCCCCGATATTTTGGAGATCTATAACGATGCCGTCTTACATACCACCGCCTCCTACGACTATGAGCCCCATACCCTAGCCATGCGCCAGGCTTGGTATGCCGCCAAAGTAGACCAAGGCTTTCCCATTTTTGTGGCAGAACGCCAAGGAAGGGTTGTGGGTTTCAGTTCCTTTGGCCCCTTTCGCGCCTGGGCCGCCTATCAATACACCGTGGAGCTATCGATCTATGTCGCCGCCAGCGATCGCGGCCGGGGTGTGGGTAAACAGTTAATGAAGCCCCTGATTGAAGCGGCGCGAGCCATGAACATCCATGCCATGGTGGCGGGCATTGATGCCAACAATGAAGCCAGTCTGCGGCTACATCGCTGTTTTGGCTTTCAAGAAGTGGCCCATTTTCCTCAAGTTGGCTATAAGTTCGATCGCTGGCTTGACCTGAAGTTTTTGCAGCTCCTTCTGTCATAG
- the ruvB gene encoding Holliday junction branch migration DNA helicase RuvB, with protein sequence MAIISSKQPDPNQPGSDSPDPKAIAPRVPRPPEAALLQPDAQVQETGKAEESLRPQRIGDYIGQSSLKDVLDIAIKAAQSRQESLDHLLLYGPPGLGKTTMALILSSEMKVGCKITTAPALERPRDIVGLLINLKPGDILFIDEIHRLPRVTEEILYPAMEDFRLDITVGKGQSARTRSIPLQRFTLVGATTRVGALSSPLRDRFGLVQRLRFYTVEELTEIVQRTATILTTAVTPEGAAEIARRARGTPRIANRLLRRVRDYLEVKASGSEVTEAIAAEALELFNVDPCGLDWTDRRLLSMMIENFGGGPVGLDTLAAATGEDAQTIEEVYEPYLLQIGYLNRTPRGRIATRAAWQHLGYQPPDQQLPLLS encoded by the coding sequence ATGGCCATTATTTCCTCCAAGCAACCCGATCCCAACCAGCCTGGATCAGACAGCCCCGATCCAAAAGCGATCGCCCCTCGGGTGCCTCGTCCGCCTGAAGCGGCCTTGCTGCAGCCCGATGCCCAAGTGCAAGAAACGGGCAAGGCAGAAGAATCCCTGCGACCTCAGCGCATTGGCGACTACATCGGGCAATCGTCCTTGAAAGACGTGTTAGACATTGCCATCAAAGCCGCCCAGTCACGTCAAGAGTCCTTGGATCATCTATTGCTCTACGGGCCGCCTGGATTGGGAAAGACCACCATGGCCTTGATTTTGTCTAGCGAAATGAAAGTGGGCTGCAAGATCACCACCGCCCCAGCCCTAGAGCGTCCCCGCGATATTGTCGGCCTGTTGATTAACCTGAAACCCGGCGACATTTTGTTTATCGATGAAATCCATCGCCTGCCTAGGGTCACAGAAGAAATTCTCTATCCAGCCATGGAAGACTTTCGCCTAGATATCACCGTGGGCAAAGGGCAAAGCGCTCGCACCCGCAGTATTCCCCTACAGCGCTTCACCTTGGTAGGCGCAACTACACGAGTGGGGGCCCTGTCGTCGCCCCTACGCGATCGCTTCGGCCTCGTCCAACGGCTCCGGTTCTATACCGTTGAAGAACTGACCGAGATTGTCCAGCGCACCGCCACCATTCTCACCACCGCCGTTACCCCTGAGGGGGCGGCCGAAATTGCCCGCCGGGCACGGGGTACACCGCGGATTGCCAACCGCCTGCTGCGACGGGTGCGGGATTATCTAGAGGTGAAAGCATCGGGCTCGGAAGTCACCGAAGCGATCGCGGCGGAAGCCTTGGAGCTATTTAACGTCGATCCCTGCGGTCTAGACTGGACAGACCGACGCTTGCTATCGATGATGATCGAAAACTTTGGCGGCGGCCCGGTGGGTCTCGATACCCTAGCCGCTGCCACCGGCGAAGATGCCCAAACCATCGAAGAAGTTTATGAACCCTACCTCTTGCAAATCGGCTACCTCAACCGCACCCCCCGCGGCCGCATTGCCACCCGCGCCGCCTGGCAGCATCTGGGCTACCAACCGCCCGACCAACAACTTCCCCTCTTGTCTTGA